In Salmo trutta chromosome 37, fSalTru1.1, whole genome shotgun sequence, the following proteins share a genomic window:
- the tektl1 gene encoding coiled-coil domain-containing protein 105: protein MPVQSVPLASVTIGPQSWRDDTMHSIRRAEHLVRQTHAGRPGSISRARSCSATALTPRRTDTIEVVGGGDTHDALCKNKVRPQNTGTMFPYATTTTFVVPFPPPCFREQCAEASVGVAREYMRRVREMEGEIRRQAGRVAHECIKLERERGLLERMLRSLRCETLINKKSVEGRTIRPATTETGRDGADHLLECEKRELTELKQELESTLRSTLAQLQTLGQCSRQLLDCASERARVLELLPHTGSGSLSAGGRGTPSQGLIKLPEPIGPFTPECKQVLESSTLAVNQSQLLRENIRQMIGNAIARQKAAHRTVNDALVKKIAETVTLKQNLTTMSAATRQAIFRKQRQLNCIRHSHDRALGPEYSGDILSREKLNRPIVKVYHRHPGTQLPEAAHLIQGSSVLRHCLLSSEEELSRLQGTCLQLVANLHGKRAAEQVDSAVVRLRRQLVDRRAMPTFLQQGLY from the exons ATGCCTGTTCAGTCAGTTCCCCTCGCCTCTGTGACGATAGGACCGCAGTCTTGGCGAGATGATACGATGCACTCTATAAGGCGAGCGGAACACTTGGTGCGGCAAACCCACGCAGGACGGCCGGGGTCTATCAGCCGTGCGCGGAGCTGTAGCGCCACCGCGTTAACCCCGAGGCGCACAGACACAATTGAAGTGGTTGGAGGTGGTGATACTCATGATGCTTTGTGCAAGAATAAAGTCAGACCCCAAAACACAGGGACAATG TTCCCAtatgctaccaccaccacattTGTGGTCCCGTTTCCCCCTCCCTGCTTCCGAGAGCAGTGTGCAGAGGCCAGTGTCGGGGTAGCAAGGGAGTACATGCGCCGTGTGAGGGAAATGGAGGGCGAGATACGTAGACAAGCTGGCCGGGTGGCACATGAATGCATTAAACTGGAGCGGGAGAGAGGCCTCCTGGAGAGGATGCTGAGGAGCCTGAGGTGTGAAACGCTGATCAACAAGAAGAGTGTGGAGGGAAGGACCATAAGACCAGCTACTACTGAGACT GGCAGAGACGGAGCAGATCATTTACTGGAGTGTGAGAAGAGAGAACTCACTGAGCTGAAACAGGAGCTGGAGAGCACTCTGAGGAGCACACTAGCACAACTACAG ACCCTGGGTCAGTGCAGTAGGCAGCTGTTGGACTGTGCCAGTGAGAGAGCGCGTGTTCTAGAGCTTCTACCACAcactggctctggctctctctccgcAGGGGGACGGGGAACTCCCTCCCAAGGCCTCATAAAACTACCAGAGCCAATCGGCCCCTTCACTCCAG AATGTAAGCAGGTTCTGGAGTCTTCCACTCTGGCTGTGAACCAATCACAGCTGCTACGAGAAAACATCAGGCAGATGATTGGCAATGCCATCGCCAGGCAAAAAGCGGCCCATCGTACTGTCAATGACGCCCTGGTGAAGAAAATAGCTGAGACCGTCACTCTGAAG CAAAACCTCACAACTATGTCTGCAGCCACCAGGCAGGCCATTTTCCGCAAACAGAGGCAGCTGAACTGCATTCGTCACAGCCATGACAGAGCACTG GGCCCTGAGTACAGTGGGGATATACTTTCCAGAGAGAAACTGAACAGGCCTATAGTAAAGGTTTACCACAGACACCCTGGGACCCAGTTACCTGAGGCTGCTCATCTCATACAG GGTAGTTCTGTGTTGAGACACTGCCTGCTGTCCTCTGAAGAGGAGCTCTCCAGGCTGCAGGGCACGTGTCTGCAGCTGGTGGCCAACCTGCACGGCAAGAGGGCCGCAGAGCAGGTGGACTCTGCTGTGGTCAGGCTGCGGCGGCAGCTGGTCGACAGACGAGCAATGCCCACTTTCCTCCAACAGGGGTTGTACTAA
- the LOC115176802 gene encoding sperm acrosome membrane-associated protein 4-like: protein MSQLLCHLLLLCLVPPVVPLFCYTCVFPAISPLDCIKFPQKCPPGQLCLSSKAVGERGEFSVTLYEKSCVLSALCGLTGEKYAMGLNFTFTNECCSTHLCNGAAAPSALYWTGSALSLLSFTLSL from the exons ATGTCGCAGCTTCTATGCCATCTGCTTTTACTGTGTCTGGTACCACCTGTGG TTCCTCTGTTTTGCTACACCTGTGTTTTCCCTGCCATCTCCCCACTGGACTGTATCAAGTTCCCTCAGAAGTGTCCTCCAGGTCAGCTATGTCTGTCCAGCAAAGCTGTGGGGGAGCGCG GAGAATTCAGTGTGACGCTGTATGAGAAGAGCTGTGTCCTCTCCGCCCTGTGTGGCCTGACTGGTGAGAAGTACGCCATGGGCCTCAACTTCACCTTTACCAATGAATGCTGCTCCACCCACCTGTGTAATGGAGCCGCAGCCCCCTCTGCCCTCTACTGGActggctctgctctctctctcctctcattcactctctcacTGTGA
- the LOC115176511 gene encoding zona pellucida sperm-binding protein 3, whose translation MFYIFNLAFLFLLHSLRAEGGSNERQSFIKPSVKVLLAEDSPSYLELPVFQHSRVPLVDKEHFSPVRGTGHEQLPDKVRKILIPVYPTQKPSGPKSQSREVITLCNINKMFVQVKKNILGSGGSPSQLTLGTCQANKSTKDSLIFEYDLGLCGSKRSLVNNRVAYSNTLRYDPPKLQGPIRRAAPFTLRVGCHFNRYHYSYKIGYMLNVVHKVSKPMKNRIPSMLTARNAQWKRLAPSDGYSMGKPMYFQAEVPSMSKDGRLYVHSCNVTVKRSHSSTPQFAVIDNFGCMVESRNNSGSRFIPYKRNVVRFTMDAFLFQGMAAGQPEPPLRPQQLYMHCAMSVGRSVPSSTAKACTYDSAAGGWKELYGASSVCSCCESTCSSAVPSATTKMVTSKSWSVEYHTKPALTQEVTTTSQPETVVEGQLGVRQVERLKERPVKGFAVVEVEQVSEPHRTFEEFFGVDK comes from the exons atgttttatattttcaaCTTGGCCTTTTTGTTCCTTTTGCATTCTCTAAGAGCAGAGGGAGGCTCAAATGAACGCCAGTCATTTATAAAACCTTCTGTGAAGGTATTACTCGCCGAAGACTCACCATCTTACCTCGAATTACCTGTGTTCCAGCACTCAAGGGTGCCGCTGGTAGACAAGGAACATTTCTCTCCAGTCCGTGGAACTGGACACGAACAATTACCGGATAAAGTTAGGAAAATACTGATCCCCGTGTACCCAACACAGAAGCCCTCTGGTCCAAAAAGTCAATCCCGCGAAGTGATAACACTTTGTAACATCAACAAGATGTTCGTGCAGGtaaagaaaaacattttgggCTCCGGGGGTTCACCGTCTCAACTGACACTCGGAACATGCCAAGCCAATAAATCTACAAAAGATTCCCTCATCTTCGAATACGACCTCGGCCTCTGTGGGAGCAAGCGCTCG CTCGTAAATAATCGTGTGGCCTACTCCAACACTCTCCGATATGACCCTCCGAAGCTCCAAGGGCCTATCAGGCGAGCTGCACCATTCACCCTGCGAGTTGGCTGTCACTTCAACAG ATATCATTACTCCTACAAAATAGGCTACATGCTGAATGTGGTACACAAGGTGTCAAAACCAATGAAGAACAGAATCCCTTCCATGCTCACTGCACGTAATG ctcaATGGAAGAGACTTGCCCCATCCGATGGGTATTCTATGGGAAAGCCCATGTACTTTCAGGCTGAAGTGCCTTCCATGTCTAAAGATGGACGTCTCTATGTCCACTCGTGTAATGTGACCGTTAAGCGGTCACACTCCTCTACGCCTCAGTTTGCTGTCATTGACAATTTTGG GTGCATGGTTGAGAGCAGAAACAACAGTGGCTCCAGATTCATCCCATATAAAAGGAATGTTGTGAGGTTTACCATGGATGCCTTTCTGTTTCAGGGAATGGCAGCAGGGCAG CCCGAGCCACCTCTTCGGCCACAGCAGCTCTACATGCACTGTGCTATGTCTGTGGGGAGGTCTGTCCCCTCTTCAACTGCGAAGGCCTGCACTTACGATTCTGCAGCAGGAGG ATGGAAGGAGCTGTATGGAGCTTCTTCAGTCTGCTCCTGTTGTGAGTCCACGTGTAGCTCTGCTGTCCCCTCTG CCACCACCAAGATGGTCACCAGCAAGTCGTGGTCGGTGGAATACCACACAAAGCCTGCTCTGACCCAGGAGGTGACGACAACCTCACAGCCCGAGACCGTGGTGGAGGGGCAGTTAGGTGTGAGGCAGGTGGAGAGACTTAAAGAGAGGCCTGTGAAGGGATTTGCTGTCGTGGAAGTGGAGCAGGTCTCTGAACCACACAGAACATTCGAGGAGTTCTTTGGTGTGGACAAATAG
- the LOC115177034 gene encoding Friend leukemia integration 1 transcription factor isoform X3 → MDCTIKEALSVVSEDQSIFESPFPAATTMHMKGEMTSPGSFSQASEESQEPTEPEWAGPGAQNPGKRGEHINGTSRESPVDCSVTKRSRHMSSNEGGQLAYQASYPEPRASPQTATPPNSATEEKRVIVPADPEVWTQDHVRQWLDWAIKEYSLEEVDIMHFHTLEGKALCKMTKEDMMRLTSAYNADILLGHLNYLRQSSPTFSYPTTPTNNTQQQPRLQVKSENSYEEIGRRNSWSSNPMLPAVTKGSPMEHQHSTRVTEPPPRIVQDPYQALGPLSSRLANPGSGQIQLWQFLLELLSDSNNSSIITWEGNNGEFKMTDPDEVAKRWGERKSKPNMNYDKLSRALRYYYDKNIMTKVHGKRYAYKFDFQGISQAHQSHGGEGGIVKYQTEVSYAQPYHSHQPKINFMNTHAAPMPVSPGNFFGPSTTYWNSTTSPMYPGSPMPRHPGTHSHLSSYY, encoded by the exons GAAGCACTGTCCGTGGTGAGCGAGGACCAGTCCATTTTCGAGTCGCCCTTCCCTGCCGCCACGACCATGCACATGAAGGGCGAGATGACGTCACCGGGAAGCTTCAGCCAGGCCTCCGAAGAGAGCCAAGAACCCACCGAGCCGGAGTGGGCCGGGCCGGGAGCACAGAAccctgggaagagaggagagcacaTCAACGGAACCAG TCGTGAGTCCCCTGTGGACTGCAGTGTGACCAAACGCTCCAGACACATGAGCAGCAACGAAGGGGGTCAGCTGGCCTACCAGGCCTCGTACCCTGAGCCCCGCGCCAGCCCCCAGACCGCCACCCCGCCCAACAGCgccacagaggagaagagagtcaTAGTGCCCGCAG ACCCTGAGGTGTGGACCCAGGACCATGTGCGCCAGTGGCTGGACTGGGCCATCAAGGAGTACAGCCTGGAGGAGGTGGACATCATGCACTTCCACACACTGGAGGGCAAGGCCCTCTGCAAGATGACCAAGGAGGATATGATGCGCCTCACGTCCGCCTACAACGCAGACATCCTGCTCGGCCACCTCAATTACCTCCGACAGA GCAGCCCTACTTTCTCCTACCCCACAACTCCAACCAACAACACACAGCAACAACCCCGACTACAGGTTAAATCAG AGAACAGCTATGAGGAGATAGGCAGAAGGAACAGCTGGTCATCGAACCCCATGCTGCCTGCAGTAACCAAAG GTTCTCCCATGGAGCACCAACACAGCACCAGAGTCACAGAGCCTCCGCCGAGAATTGTGCAAG ACCCATACCAAGCATTAGGTCCCCTCAGCAGTCGTCTAGCCAACCCAG GCTCTGGACAGATCCAGCTGTGGCAGTTCCTGCTGGAGCTGCTGTCGGACAGCAACAACTCCAGCATCATCACCTGGGAGGGCAACAACGGCGAGTTCAAGATGACCGACCCGGACGAGGTGGCCAAGCGTTGGGGCGAGCGCAAGAGCAAGCCCAACATGAACTATGACAAGCTGAGCCGCGCCCTGCGCTACTATTACGACAAGAACATCATGACCAAGGTGCACGGCAAGCGCTACGCCTACAAATTTGACTTCCAGGGCATCTCACAGGCCCACCAGAGCCACGGCGGAGAAGGGGGCATTGTTAAGTATCAGACTGAGGTATCTTATGCCCAGCCCTACCACAGCCACCAGCCAAAAATTAACTTCATGAACACGCATGCCGCCCCTATGCCAGTGTCCCCTGGGAACTTTTTTGGGCCGTCTACAACTTACTGGAACTCAACAACCAGCCCCATGTATCCGGGGTCTCCCATGCCAAGGCACCCGGGGACTCACTCCCACCTGAGCTCATACTATTGA
- the LOC115177034 gene encoding Friend leukemia integration 1 transcription factor isoform X2: MHMKGEMTSPGSFSQASEESQEPTEPEWAGPGAQNPGKRGEHINGTSRESPVDCSVTKRSRHMSSNEGGQLAYQASYPEPRASPQTATPPNSATEEKRVIVPADPEVWTQDHVRQWLDWAIKEYSLEEVDIMHFHTLEGKALCKMTKEDMMRLTSAYNADILLGHLNYLRQSSPTFSYPTTPTNNTQQQPRLQVKSENSYEEIGRRNSWSSNPMLPAVTKGSPMEHQHSTRVTEPPPRIVQDPYQALGPLSSRLANPEGQALHSKKRTGKHSSYRLPDPSAHRPVGSGQIQLWQFLLELLSDSNNSSIITWEGNNGEFKMTDPDEVAKRWGERKSKPNMNYDKLSRALRYYYDKNIMTKVHGKRYAYKFDFQGISQAHQSHGGEGGIVKYQTEVSYAQPYHSHQPKINFMNTHAAPMPVSPGNFFGPSTTYWNSTTSPMYPGSPMPRHPGTHSHLSSYY, from the exons ATGCACATGAAGGGCGAGATGACGTCACCGGGAAGCTTCAGCCAGGCCTCCGAAGAGAGCCAAGAACCCACCGAGCCGGAGTGGGCCGGGCCGGGAGCACAGAAccctgggaagagaggagagcacaTCAACGGAACCAG TCGTGAGTCCCCTGTGGACTGCAGTGTGACCAAACGCTCCAGACACATGAGCAGCAACGAAGGGGGTCAGCTGGCCTACCAGGCCTCGTACCCTGAGCCCCGCGCCAGCCCCCAGACCGCCACCCCGCCCAACAGCgccacagaggagaagagagtcaTAGTGCCCGCAG ACCCTGAGGTGTGGACCCAGGACCATGTGCGCCAGTGGCTGGACTGGGCCATCAAGGAGTACAGCCTGGAGGAGGTGGACATCATGCACTTCCACACACTGGAGGGCAAGGCCCTCTGCAAGATGACCAAGGAGGATATGATGCGCCTCACGTCCGCCTACAACGCAGACATCCTGCTCGGCCACCTCAATTACCTCCGACAGA GCAGCCCTACTTTCTCCTACCCCACAACTCCAACCAACAACACACAGCAACAACCCCGACTACAGGTTAAATCAG AGAACAGCTATGAGGAGATAGGCAGAAGGAACAGCTGGTCATCGAACCCCATGCTGCCTGCAGTAACCAAAG GTTCTCCCATGGAGCACCAACACAGCACCAGAGTCACAGAGCCTCCGCCGAGAATTGTGCAAG ACCCATACCAAGCATTAGGTCCCCTCAGCAGTCGTCTAGCCAACCCAG AAGGCCAGGCCCTCCACTCCAAGAAACGAACAGGCAAACACAGTTCATACAGGCTGCCTGACCCCAGCGCTCACAGGcctgtgg GCTCTGGACAGATCCAGCTGTGGCAGTTCCTGCTGGAGCTGCTGTCGGACAGCAACAACTCCAGCATCATCACCTGGGAGGGCAACAACGGCGAGTTCAAGATGACCGACCCGGACGAGGTGGCCAAGCGTTGGGGCGAGCGCAAGAGCAAGCCCAACATGAACTATGACAAGCTGAGCCGCGCCCTGCGCTACTATTACGACAAGAACATCATGACCAAGGTGCACGGCAAGCGCTACGCCTACAAATTTGACTTCCAGGGCATCTCACAGGCCCACCAGAGCCACGGCGGAGAAGGGGGCATTGTTAAGTATCAGACTGAGGTATCTTATGCCCAGCCCTACCACAGCCACCAGCCAAAAATTAACTTCATGAACACGCATGCCGCCCCTATGCCAGTGTCCCCTGGGAACTTTTTTGGGCCGTCTACAACTTACTGGAACTCAACAACCAGCCCCATGTATCCGGGGTCTCCCATGCCAAGGCACCCGGGGACTCACTCCCACCTGAGCTCATACTATTGA
- the LOC115177034 gene encoding Friend leukemia integration 1 transcription factor isoform X1: MDCTIKEALSVVSEDQSIFESPFPAATTMHMKGEMTSPGSFSQASEESQEPTEPEWAGPGAQNPGKRGEHINGTSRESPVDCSVTKRSRHMSSNEGGQLAYQASYPEPRASPQTATPPNSATEEKRVIVPADPEVWTQDHVRQWLDWAIKEYSLEEVDIMHFHTLEGKALCKMTKEDMMRLTSAYNADILLGHLNYLRQSSPTFSYPTTPTNNTQQQPRLQVKSENSYEEIGRRNSWSSNPMLPAVTKGSPMEHQHSTRVTEPPPRIVQDPYQALGPLSSRLANPEGQALHSKKRTGKHSSYRLPDPSAHRPVGSGQIQLWQFLLELLSDSNNSSIITWEGNNGEFKMTDPDEVAKRWGERKSKPNMNYDKLSRALRYYYDKNIMTKVHGKRYAYKFDFQGISQAHQSHGGEGGIVKYQTEVSYAQPYHSHQPKINFMNTHAAPMPVSPGNFFGPSTTYWNSTTSPMYPGSPMPRHPGTHSHLSSYY, encoded by the exons GAAGCACTGTCCGTGGTGAGCGAGGACCAGTCCATTTTCGAGTCGCCCTTCCCTGCCGCCACGACCATGCACATGAAGGGCGAGATGACGTCACCGGGAAGCTTCAGCCAGGCCTCCGAAGAGAGCCAAGAACCCACCGAGCCGGAGTGGGCCGGGCCGGGAGCACAGAAccctgggaagagaggagagcacaTCAACGGAACCAG TCGTGAGTCCCCTGTGGACTGCAGTGTGACCAAACGCTCCAGACACATGAGCAGCAACGAAGGGGGTCAGCTGGCCTACCAGGCCTCGTACCCTGAGCCCCGCGCCAGCCCCCAGACCGCCACCCCGCCCAACAGCgccacagaggagaagagagtcaTAGTGCCCGCAG ACCCTGAGGTGTGGACCCAGGACCATGTGCGCCAGTGGCTGGACTGGGCCATCAAGGAGTACAGCCTGGAGGAGGTGGACATCATGCACTTCCACACACTGGAGGGCAAGGCCCTCTGCAAGATGACCAAGGAGGATATGATGCGCCTCACGTCCGCCTACAACGCAGACATCCTGCTCGGCCACCTCAATTACCTCCGACAGA GCAGCCCTACTTTCTCCTACCCCACAACTCCAACCAACAACACACAGCAACAACCCCGACTACAGGTTAAATCAG AGAACAGCTATGAGGAGATAGGCAGAAGGAACAGCTGGTCATCGAACCCCATGCTGCCTGCAGTAACCAAAG GTTCTCCCATGGAGCACCAACACAGCACCAGAGTCACAGAGCCTCCGCCGAGAATTGTGCAAG ACCCATACCAAGCATTAGGTCCCCTCAGCAGTCGTCTAGCCAACCCAG AAGGCCAGGCCCTCCACTCCAAGAAACGAACAGGCAAACACAGTTCATACAGGCTGCCTGACCCCAGCGCTCACAGGcctgtgg GCTCTGGACAGATCCAGCTGTGGCAGTTCCTGCTGGAGCTGCTGTCGGACAGCAACAACTCCAGCATCATCACCTGGGAGGGCAACAACGGCGAGTTCAAGATGACCGACCCGGACGAGGTGGCCAAGCGTTGGGGCGAGCGCAAGAGCAAGCCCAACATGAACTATGACAAGCTGAGCCGCGCCCTGCGCTACTATTACGACAAGAACATCATGACCAAGGTGCACGGCAAGCGCTACGCCTACAAATTTGACTTCCAGGGCATCTCACAGGCCCACCAGAGCCACGGCGGAGAAGGGGGCATTGTTAAGTATCAGACTGAGGTATCTTATGCCCAGCCCTACCACAGCCACCAGCCAAAAATTAACTTCATGAACACGCATGCCGCCCCTATGCCAGTGTCCCCTGGGAACTTTTTTGGGCCGTCTACAACTTACTGGAACTCAACAACCAGCCCCATGTATCCGGGGTCTCCCATGCCAAGGCACCCGGGGACTCACTCCCACCTGAGCTCATACTATTGA